A single region of the Mustela lutreola isolate mMusLut2 chromosome 2, mMusLut2.pri, whole genome shotgun sequence genome encodes:
- the ABCA7 gene encoding phospholipid-transporting ATPase ABCA7 isoform X2 — protein MAFWTQLMLLLWKNFLYRRRQPVQLLVELLWPLFLFFILVAVRHSHPPLEHHECHFPNKPLPSAGTVPWLQGLICNLNNTCFPQPTPAEQPRVLSNFQDSLVSRLLADARTVLGGPSTHRTLASLGKLMSLLRAAGTTAQHQPSDRLQDLLSLTTELLGTLLGEGSLGSVPDHAQESVSSFVEAAEDLAQELLALPSLVELRALLRRPQGAGGPLEAVSEALCSARGPSIPGGPSLNWYEASHLKELVGQEPAAAQPDHGLSPACAELVGSLESHPLSRLLWRRLKPLVLGKVLFTPNTAFTRQLMAQVNRTFQELALLKDVQEVWGALGPQLFDFLNDSTNLAMMQRLLRAGDRGRTRPGGSGGQAQAKALLAFLDPHGEGYTWREAHADVGHVVGMLGRVVECVTLDKLEVVPSEAALVARALELLAERRFWAGIVFLGPEERRDLAQPRGPGHVRVKIRMDIDAVTRTNKIRDRFWDPGPAADPLTDLRYVWGGFVYLQDLLERAAVRVLSGREPRARLFLQQMPYPCFVDDAFLRVLSRSLPLFLTLAWIYSVALTVKAVVREKEARLRGTMQAMGLGRAVLWLGWFLSCLAPFLLSTALLVLVLKLGDILPYSHPAVVFLFLAAFAVATVVQSFLLTAFFSRANLAAACGGLAYFVLYLPYVLCVAWRDQLPAGGLVAASLLSPVAFGFGCESLALLEEQGEGAQWHNMGTGPAADVFSLAQVSGILLLDAALYGLATWYLEAVCPGQYGIPKPWNFPFRRSYWFGARSPKGSSPPATPKDPKVLMEEVPPGLIPGVSIRGLEKHFPGNPQPALRGLSLDFYQGQITALLGHNGAGKTTTLSILSGLFPPTRGSACILGYDVQSSMEAIRPHLGVCPQYNVLFDMLTVDEHIWFYGRLKGLSAAAVRPEQARLLQDVGLVPKSGAQTRHLSGGMQRKLSVAIAFVGGSRVVILDEPTAGVDPASRRSIWELLLKYREELLGDRVAVVAGGRLCCCGSPLFLRRHLGSGYYLTLVKAPVSLAASSKGKPDLEESVDAGQKREPVSWGGTAGVSGLLSLVQQLVPGARLVRELPHELVLVLPYGGAVDGSFARLFWEVDQRLEELGLAGYGISDTSLEEIFLKVVQDCAAATDPEDAATGGSHRQHPGPGRTRPDVTTQLKIQPEESISEDGERALSAPETQALRGSAQPRMWGWALTRQQLRALLLKRFLLARRSRRGLFAQIVLPALFVGLALVFSLIVPPFGHYPALRLSPSLYGAQVSFFSDDAPGNPERARLLEMLLEEAGLEAPPGNGSTRMRECPAPAVCRFWVPEVPVGVAEVLTSGNWTPESPSPACRCSQPGARRLLPDCPAAAGGPPPPQALAGSGEVVQNLTGRNLSDFLVKTYPRLVRQGLKTKKWVNEVRYGGFSLGGRDPGLPSGQEVSRSVEQLLVLLDPAPGGALDRILNSLAVWAHSLDAEDSLKIWFNNKGWHAMVAFLNRANNAILRAQLPPGPARHAHSITTLNHPLNLTKEQLSEAALMASSVDVLVSICVVFAMSFVPASFTLILIEERITRAKHLQFMGGLPPTLYWLGNFLWDMCNYLVSACVVVLIFLAFQQRAYVAPANLPALLLLLLLYGWSITPLMYPASFFFSVPSTAYVVLTCVNLFIGINGSMATFVLELFSDQKLQDVSRILRQVFLIFPHFCLGRGLIDMVRNQAMADAFERLGDGQFQSPLRWEVVGKNLLAMAVQGPLFLLSTLLLQQGGRLLPQPQPGSLHPLEDEDDDVARERERVVRGDTQGDVLVLRDLTKVYRGQRTPAVDRLCLGIPPGECFGLLGVNGAGKTSTFRMVTGDTLPSGGEATLAGHSVAREPASAHRHMGYCPQSDAIFELLTGRQHLELFARLRGVPETQVAQTASLGLERLGLLQSADQPAGTYSGGNKRKLATAVALVGDPAVVFLDEPTTGMDPSSRRFLWNSLLAVVREGRSVVLTSHSMEECEALCTRLAVMVNGRFRCLGSTQHLKNRFGAGHTLTLRVPAARSESALALVGTAFPGAELREAHGSRLRFQLPPGGRCALSRVFGELAARGAEHGVEDFSVSQTTLEEVFLNFSKDQGNEEDHRPEAGGRGGPAPRPQLPGLVAGFLEDPSMAESVL, from the exons ATGGCCTTCTGGACGCAGCTCATGCTGCTGCTTTGGAAGAATTTCCTGTACCGCAGGAGACAACCG gtcCAGCTCCTGGTGGAGTTGCTGtggcctctctttctcttcttcatcctGGTGGCCGTCcgccactcccaccccccacttgaGCACCACGAAT GCCATTTCCCCAACAAGCCGCTGCCCTCGGCCGGCACCGTTCCTTGGCTCCAGGGTCTCATCTGCAACTTGAACAACACTTGCTTCCCGCAGCCCACGCCCGCCGAGCAGCCGCGCGTCCTCAGCAACTTCCAGGACTCCCT GGTCTCCCGGCTCCTGGCAGATGCCCGCACTGTCCTGGGGGGCCCCAGTACCCACAGAACGCTGGCCAGCCTGGGAAAGCTGATGTCGCTGCTGAGAGCTGCGGGCACAACAG CCCAGCATCAGCCAAGCGACCGACTGCAGGACCTCCTGTCCCTGACCACTGAGCTACTGGGGACACTGCTTGGAGAG GGGTCCCTGGGGTCTGTGCCTGACCACGCCCAGGAGTCCGTGAGCAGCTTTGTGGAGGCAGCAGAGGACCTGGCCCAGGAG CTCCTGGCACTGCCCAGCCTGGTGGAGCTACGGGCACTGCTGCGGAGACCTCAAGGAGCAGGTGGACCCCTGGAGGCTGTGTCCGAGGCCCTCTGCAGTGCCCGGGGGCCTAGTATACCCGGGGGGCCCTCCCTCAACTGGTACGAGGCCAGCCACCTGAAGGAGTTGGTGGGGCAGGAGCCAGCAGCAGCCCAGCCCGACCACGGCCTGA gccctgctTGTGCTGAGCTTGTGGGGTCCCTGGAATCTCACCCACTGTCCCGCCTGCTCTGGAGGCGTCTGAAGCCGCTGGTCCTGGGGAAAGTGCTGTTTACACCCAACACTGCCTTCACCAGGCAGCTCATggcccag gtgaACCGGACCTTCCAGGAGCTGGCTCTGCTGAAGGACGTCCAGGAAGTGTGGGGTGCGCTGGGACCCCAGCTCTTTGACTTCCTGAATGACAGCACGAACCTGGCGATGATGCAG agGCTCCTGCGagctggggacagaggaaggacgCGGCCGGGGGGATCCGGAGGTCAGGCCCAGGCCAAGGCCCTGCTGGCCTTTCTGGACCCCCACGGGGAAGGCTACACCTGGCGGGAGGCCCATGCCGACGTGGGCCACGTGGTGGGCATGCTGGGCCGCGTGGTGGAG TGTGTCACCCTGGACAAGCTGGAGGTGGTACCCTCAGAGGCCGCCCTGGTGGCAAGGGCGCTGGAGCTGCTGGCAGAGCGCCGCTTCTGGGCCGGCATCGTCTTCCTGGGGCCTGAGGAACGTCGGGACCTTGCACAGCCCCGGGGTCCCGGCCACGTGCGGGTCAAGATCCGCATGGACATCGATGCTGTCACAAGAACCAACAAGATCAGGGACAG GTTCTGGGACCCCGGCCCGGCCGCCGACCCCTTGACGGACCTGCGCTACGTGTGGGGTGGCTTCGTGTACCTGCAGGACCTGCTGGAGCGCGCGGCGGTGCGTGTGCTCAGCGGCCGCGAGCCCCGGGCCCGCCTCTTCCTGCAGCAGATGCCGTACCCCTGCTTCGTGGATGACGC GTTCCTGCGCGTCCTGAGCCGGTCGCTGCCGCTCTTCCTGACGCTGGCCTGGATCTACTCGGTGGCGCTGACGGTGAAGGCGGTGGTGCGCGAGAAGGAAGCCAGGCTGCGCGGCACCATGCAGGCCATGGGGCTGGGCCGCGCCGTGCTCTGGCTCGGCTGGTTCCTCAGCTGCCTGGCGCCCTTCCTGCTCAGCACCGCGCTGCTCGTGCTGGTGCTCAAG CTCGGGGACATCCTCCCCTACAGCCACCCGGCCGTGGTCTTCCTGTTCCTGGCGGCTTTCGCCGTGGCCACCGTGGTCCAGAGCTTCCTTCTGACCGCCTTCTTCTCCCGCGCCAACCTGGCGGCCGCCTGCGGAGGCCTCGCCTACTTCGTGCTCTACCTGCCCTATGTGCTGTGTGTGGCCTGGCGGGACCAGCTGCCTGCGGGTGGTCTGGTGGCTGCG AGCCTTCTGTCTCCTGTGGCCTTTGGGTTCGGCTGCGAGAGCCTGGCGCTGCTGGAGGAGCAGGGCGAGGGCGCGCAGTGGCACAACATGGGCACTGGGCCTGCGGCCGACGTCTTCAGCTTGGCGCAGGTTTCTGGCATTCTGCTGCTGGATGCCGCGCTCTATGGCCTCGCCACCTGGTACCTCGAGGCCGTCTGCCCAG GCCAGTACGGGATCCCCAAACCATGGAACTTTCCCTTTCGGAGGAGCTATTGGTTTGGAGCTCGTTCTCCCAAGGGTTCCTCCCCACCTGCCACCCCGAAGGACCCAAAAG TGCTGATGGAAGAGGTACCCCCGGGCCTGATCCCAGGAGTCTCCATACGGGGCCTGGAGAAGCACTTTCCCGGCAACCCGCAGCCGGCCCTGCGGGGGCTCAGCCTGGACTTCTACCAGGGCCAGATCACTGCCTTGCTGGGCCACAATGGAGCCGGCAAGACGACCACACT GTCCATCCTGAGTGGCCTCTTTCCCCCAACCCGGGGCTCCGCCTGCATCCTGGGCTATGATGTCCAGTCCAGCATGGAAGCCATCCGGCCCCACCTGGGCGTCTGCCCGCAGTACAACGTGCTGTTTGACAT GCTGACCGTGGATGAGCACATCTGGTTCTACGGGCGGCTGAAGGGTCTGAGTGCGGCTGCTGTGCGCCCCGAGCAGGCCCGTCTcctgcaggatgtggggctcgtcCCCAAGTCGGGGGCCCAGACACGCCACCTCTCTG GCGGGATGCAGAGGAAGCTCTCAGTGGCCATCGCCTTTGTGGGTGGCTCCCGGGTCGTGATCCTAGATGAGCCCACAGCTGGTGTGGACCCTGCTTCCCGGCGCAGCATTTGGGAGCTGCTGCTCAAATACCGGGAAG AGCTGCTAGGAGACCGGGTGGCTGTGGTGGCGGGAGGCCGCTTGTGCTGCTGCGGTTCCCCGCTCTTCCTGCGCCGTCACCTCGGCTCCGGCTACTATCTGACGTTGGTGAAGGCTCCCGTGTCCCTGGCCGCCAGCAGCAAG gggaagccggacCTGGAGGAGAGCGTAGATGCCGGGCAGAAGAGGGAGCCGGTCAGCtggggtggcacagctg GTGTGTCCGGGCTGCTGTCCCTTGTGCAGCAGCTGGTGCCCGGGGCGCGGCTGGTGAGGGAGCTGCCCCATGAGCTGGTGCTAGTGCTGCCCTACGGGGGTGCTGTGGACGGCAGCTTTGCCAGGCTTTTCTGGGAAGTAGACCAGCGGctggaggagctggggctggCCGGCTACGGGATCTCGGACACCAGCCTGGAAGAG ATCTTCCTGAAGGTGGTACAAGATTGTGCTGCGGCCACAGACCCGGAGGATGCGGCCACAG GGGGTAGCCACAGGCAGCACCCAGGCCCAGGCCGTACTCGCCCAGATGTGACCACACAGCTCAAGATCCAACCTGAGGAGTCCATCTCGGAAGACGGGGAGCGTG cTCTGTCTGCCCCAGAGACACAGGCCCTGCGGGGCTCTGCACAGCCCCGGATGTGGGGTTGGGCACTGACCCGCCAACAGCTCCGGGCCCTGCTTCTCAAGCGCTTTCTGCTTGCCCGCCGCAGCCGCCGTGGCCTGTTTGCACAG ATCGTGCTGCCTGCCCTCTTTGTGGGGCTGGCGCTGGTGTTCAGTCTCATCGTGCCTCCTTTCGGACACTACCCGGCTCTGCGGCTCAGTCCCAGCTTGTATGGTGCCCAGGTGTCCTTCTTCAG TGACGACGCTCCTGGGAACCCAGAGCGCGCCCGCCTGCTGGAGATGCTGctggaggaggcagggctggaggcCCCCCCGGGGAACGGCTCTACCAG gatgCGCGAGTGCCCAGCGCCCGCTGTCTGCCGGTTTTGGGTTCCTGAAGTGCCCGTGGGTGTTGCTGAGGTCCTGACCAGCGGAAACTGGACCCCGGAGTCCCCGTCCCCAGCCTGCCGGTGCAGCCAGCCCGGTGCCCGGCGCCTGCTGCCCGACTGCCCTGCTGCGGCGGGTggtccccccccgccccaggcgcTGGCCGGCTCTGGGGAGGTGGTGCAGAACCTGACAGGCCGGAACCTGTCCGACTTCCTGGTGAAGACCTACCCGCGCCTGGTCAGGCAGGG CCTGAAGACCAAGAAGTGGGTGAACGAGGTCAG GTATGGGGGCTTCTCCCTGGGGGGCCGAGACCCAGGCCTGCCCTCGGGCCAGGAGGTGAGTCGCTCGGTGGAGCAGCTGCTGGTGCTGCTGGACCCCGCGCCGGGCGGGGCCCTCGACCGCATCCTGAACAGCCTCGCCGTGTGGGCTCACAGCCTCGACGCAGAGGACAGTCTCAAG ATCTGGTTCAACAACAAGGGCTGGCACGCCATGGTCGCCTTTCTCAACAGAGCCAACAACGCCATCCTCCGCGCCCAGCTGCCCCCGGGCCCTGCCCGCCACGCCCACAGCATCACCACGCTCAACCACCCCCTGAACCTCACCAAGGAGCAGCTGTCAGAGGCTGCGCT GATGGCCTCATCGGTGGACGTGCTTGTTTCCATCTGTGTGGTGTTTGCCATGTCTTTCGTCCCAGCCAGCTTCACCCTCATTCTCATAGAGGAGCGCATCACCCGGGCCAAACACCTGCAGTTTATGGGGGGCCTGCCTCCCACTCTTTACTGGCTCGGCAACTTCCTCTGGGACATG TGTAACTACTTGGTGTCAGCGTGCGTCGTCGTGCTCATCTTCCTGGCCTTCCAGCAGAGGGCGTACGTGGCCCCTGCCAACCTGCCGGCCCTCCTGCTGCTGTTACTGCTCTACGG CTGGTCGATCACGCCGCTCATGTACCctgcctccttcttcttctccgtGCCCAGCACGGCCTACGTGGTGCTCACCTGTGTCAACCTCTTCATCGGCATCAATGGCAGCATGGCCACCTTCGTGCTCGAGCTCTTCTCTGATCAG AAGCTGCAGGACGTCAGCCGGATCCTGAGACAGGTCTTCCTAATCTTCCCCCACTTCTGCCTGGGCCGGGGGCTCATCGACATGGTGCGGAACCAGGCGATGGCTGATGCCTTTGAGCGCTTGG GAGATGGGCAGTTCCAGTCACCCTTGCGCTGGGAGGTGGTCGGCAAGAATCTCTTGGCCATGGCGGTGCAGGGGCCGCTCTTCCTCCTGTCCACGCTCCTGCTGCAGCAGGGCGGACGCCTCTTGCCGCA ACCCCAGCCCGGGTCGCTGCACCCCCTGGAGGACGAGGATGACGACGTGGCCCGAGAGCGGGAACGGGTGGTCCGAGGCGACACCCAGGGGGACGTGTTGGTGCTGAGAGACCTGACCAAG GTGTACCGTGGGCAGAGGACACCAGCGGTCGACCGCCTGTGCCTGGGGATCCCCCCTGGTGAG TGTTTCGGTCTGCTGGGAGTGAATGGAGCTGGGAAAACCTCCACATTCCGCATGGTGACTGGGGACACGCTACCCAGCGGTGGGGAGGCCACACTGGCAGGCCACAG TGTGGCCCGGGAGCCGGCGTCTGCGCACCGCCACATGGGTTACTGCCCTCAGTCGGATGCCATCTTCGAGCTACTGACGGGCCGCCAGCACCTGGAGCTGTTCGCGCGCCTACGCGGTGTTCCCGAGACACAGGTTGCCCAG ACGGCGAGCCTGGGCCTGGAGCGCCTGGGGCTCCTGCAGTCCGCGGACCAACCTGCGGGCACCTACAGTGGAGGGAACAAGAGGAAGCTGGCCACAGCGGTGGCACTGGTGGGGGACCCCGCTGTGGTCTTTTTG GACGAGCCGACCACCGGCATGGACCCCAGCTCTCGGCGCTTTCTCTGGAACAGCCTCCTGGCCGTCGTGCGGGAGGGCCGCTCCGTGGTGCTTACGTCACACAG CATGGAGGAGTGCGAGGCCCTGTGCACGCGCCTGGCCGTCATGGTGAACGGGCGGTTCCGCTGTCTGGGCAGCACGCAGCACCTCAAGAACAG gttCGGAGCCGGCCACACGCTGACCCTGCGGGTGCCCGCCGCCCGGTCCGAGTCGGCGCTGGCCCTCGTGGGGACCGCGTTCCCGGGGGCCGAGCTGCGCGAGGCGCACGGCAGCCGCCTGCGCTTCCAGCTGCCGCCGGGAGGGCGCTGCGCCCTGTCCCGCGTCTTCGGGGAGCTGGCGGCGCGCGGGGCGGAGCACGGCGTGGAGGACTTCTCCGTGAGCCAGACCACCTTAGAGGAG GTATTCTTGAACTTCTCCAAGGACCAGGGGAATGAGGAGGACCACAGGCCAGAGGCCGGAGGCCGGGGAGGCCCTGCGCCACGCCCACAGCTTCCCGGACTCGTCGCTGGATTCCTGGAGGACCCCAGCATGGCCGAGTCGGTCCTCTGA